In Choloepus didactylus isolate mChoDid1 chromosome 6, mChoDid1.pri, whole genome shotgun sequence, one DNA window encodes the following:
- the LOC119536520 gene encoding olfactory receptor 8A1, producing MAAENHSTVTEFILGGLTNRPELQLPLFLLFLGIYMVTMVGNLGMITLIRLNSQLHTPMYFFLSNLSLVDMCYSSVITPKMLVNFVSEKNIISYAGCMSQLYFFIVFVASECYMLTVMAYDRYVAICHPLLYNIIMSQQVCSILVGLAYIMGLIGSTIETILMLKLPYCEVLISHYFCDIVPLMKLSCTSTYDVQMVVFLLAGFNIIVTGITVLVSYAFILSSILRISTTEGRSKAFGTCSSHLAAVGMFYGSTAFMYLKPSTASSLAQENVASVFYTTVIPMLNPLIYSLRNKEVKAAVQKTLQRK from the coding sequence ATGGCTGCAGAAAATCACTCCACAGTAACAGAGTTCATTCTCGGGGGACTAACAAATCGGCCAGAGCTCCagctccccctcttcctcctcttcctagGGATCTATATGGTCACCATGGTGGGGAACCTGGGCATGATCACCCTAATCCGTCTCAATTCTcagcttcacacccccatgtacttcttcctcagcaATTTGTCCCTTGTGGACATGTGCTACTCCTCTGTCATTACTCCTAAAATGCTGGTGAACTTTGTGTCAGAGAAGAACATCATCTCCTATGCGGGGTGCATGTCACAGCTgtactttttcattgtttttgtcgCTTCTGAGTGTTACATGCTGacagtgatggcctatgaccgctacgtTGCTATCTGCCACCCTTTGCTTTATAACATCATCATGTCCCAGCAAGTCTGCTCCATACTGGTGGGTCTGGCCTACATCATGGGGCTCATTGGCTCAACAATAGAAACTATCCTCATGTTAAAACTGCCCTATTGTGAGGTCCTCATCAGTCATTACTTCTGTGACATCGTCCCTCTCATGAAGCTCTCCTGCACTAGCACCTATGATGTCCAgatggtagttttccttttggcTGGATTCAACATTATAGTCACTGGCATAACAGTCCTTGTTTCCTATGCcttcatcctctccagcatcctCCGCATCAGCACCACAGAGGGCAGGTCCAAAGCCTTTGGCACCTGCAGCTCCCACCTGGCAGCTGTGGGAATGTTCTATGGCTCTACCGCGTTCATGTACTTAAAGCCCTCCACTGCCAGTTCCCTGGCCCAGGAGAACGTGGCCTCCGTGTTCTACACCACAGTGATCCCCATGCTGAACCCCCTAATCTACAGTCTGAGGAACAAGGAGGTCAAGGCTGCAGTGCAGAAAACACTGCAGAGAAAATGA
- the LOC119536512 gene encoding olfactory receptor 145-like — MAAMNSSVPEFLLAGLTDLPGLQMPLFFLFLGIYLITVVGNLGLITLIGLNSHLHTPMYFFLFNLSLIDFCYSTTITPKMFVSFVSKKNIILYAGCMTQLFFFCFFVISESFVLSAMAYDRYVAICKPLLYTVTMSPQVCLFLLLGVYVMGFSGAMTHTGSIASLTFCADNLVNHFMCDIFPLLEISCNSTYVNELVVFIFVAIDIGVPIVTIFISYALILSSILHIHSKEGRSKAFSTCSSHMIVVSLFFGSGAFVYLKPPSILPLDQGKVFSLLYTIVVPMLNPLIYSLRNKDVKAALKKTLSRKTFS; from the coding sequence ATGGCAGCCATGAACTCTTCTGTGCCAGAGTTTCTCCTCGCAGGCTTAACGGACTTGCCCGGACTGCAGATGCCCCTCTTCTTCCTGTTTCTGGGCATTTATCTCATCACCGTTGTGGGAAACCTGGGCTTGATAACCCTGATTGGGCTGAATTCTCACCTGCACactcccatgtactttttcctctttaacctCTCCTTAATAGATTTCTGTtactccaccaccatcacccccaaaatGTTTGTGAGTTTTGTCTCAAAGAAGAATATCATATTGTATGCAGGGTGCATGACTCaactctttttcttctgtttctttgtcatCTCTGAGTCCTTTGTCTTGTCAGCAATGGCATATGACCGCTATGTCGCCATCTGTAAACCATTGTTGTACACAGTCACCATGTCTCCTCAGGTGTGTCTATTCCTTTTGTTAGGTGTTTATGTGATGGGGTTTTCTGGTGCTATGACCCATACGGGAAGTATAGCAAGTCTGACTTTTTGTGCTGACAATCTCGTCAATCATTTCATGTGTGACATCTTTCCTCTCCTTGAGATCTCCTGCAATAGCACTTATGTGAATGAGCTGGTGGTCTTTATTTTTGTGGCCATTGACATCGGAGTGCCTATTGTCACCATCTTCATTTCTTATGCTCTAATTCTCTCTAGCATTCTCCATATTCATTCCAAGGAGGGCAGATCCAAAGCCTTCAGTACCTGCAGCTCCCACATGATTGTCGTTTCCCTTTTCTTTGGTTCTGGGGCTTTTGTGTATCTCAAACCTCCTTCTATTTTGCCCCTTGACCAAGGGAAAGTGTTTTCCCTGCTCTACACCATTGTGGTACCCATGTTAAACCCATTAATCTATAGCTTGAGGAATAAGGATGTCAAAGCTGCCCTGAAGAAAACCTTgagcagaaaaacattttcttga